The Chanos chanos chromosome 16, fChaCha1.1, whole genome shotgun sequence genome has a window encoding:
- the mchr1b gene encoding melanin-concentrating hormone receptor 1 — MDFSIDTSRNSTLRTNSSLDEYAEPDEPYHNVLLPSIYGIICFVGIIGNCIVIYTIVKKTKFRAQQTVPDIFIFSLSIVDLLFLLGMPFLIHQLLGNGSWCFGATMCTVITALDSNSQTVSTYILTVMTLDRYLATVHPIRFNHVRTPRMAGVMVALVWLLSLVSITPVWMYAGLMPLRDGSVGCALLLPNPATDTYWFTLYQFVLAFALPLVVICVVFFKILQNMAATVAPLPPRNLRVRTRKVMRMAVAICLAFFICWAPYYILQLAHLAIQRPSFAFLYAYNIAISMGYANSCINPLLYIMLSETFKRQFIVAIRPTQRDCRADPGTGDGSVSLRMAPDGLHQSQSSRELLHNMLPVTVAVN, encoded by the exons ATGGATTTCAGCATCGACACCAGTAGGAATTCAACGCTTCGGACGAACTCATCTCTGGACGAGTATGCAG AGCCTGATGAGCCGTACCATAACGTGCTCCTTCCCAGCATCTACGGCATCATCTGCTTCGTGGGCATCATCGGCAACTGCATCGTCATCTACACCATCGTCAAGAAGACAAAGTTCCGGGCCCAGCAAACCGTGCCTGACATCTTCATCTTCAGTCTGTCCATTGTGgacctcctcttccttctcggCATGCCTTTCCTCATCCACCAGCTGCTTGGAAACGGGTCGTGGTGTTTCGGCGCCACCATGTGTACGGTCATCACCGCCCTGGACTCCAACAGCCAGACCGTGAGCACCTACATTTTAACCGTGATGACTCTCGACCGTTACCTAGCAACCGTTCACCCGATCCGCTTCAACCATGTTCGGACTCCCCGCATGGCGGGGGTCATGGTGGCACTTGTGTGGCTGCTGTCTCTGGTCTCCATCACTCCCGTGTGGATGTACGCTGGGCTGATGCCTTTACGCGATGGCTCGGTGGGTTGCGCCCTGCTCCTGCCCAACCCGGCGACGGACACTTACTGGTTCACGCTCTACCAGTTTGTGCTGGCTTTTGCCCTGCCGCTGGTGGTCATCTGCGTTGTCTTCTTCAAGATCCTGCAGAACATGGCTGCCACTGTGGCACCACTGCCCCCACGAAACCTGCGGGTTCGGACCAGAAAGGTCATGCGGATGGCCGTGGCCATCTGTCTGGCTTTTTTCATTTGCTGGGCTCCATACTACATCCTACAGCTGGCCCACCTTGCCATCCAGAGACCCAGCTTTGCTTTCCTCTACGCCTACAACATCGCCATTAGCATGGGCTACGCTAACAGCTGCATTAACCCCCTGCTCTATATCATGCTGAGCGAGACTTTCAAGAGGCAGTTCATCGTGGCCATCCGCCCCACGCAGAGGGACTGCCGGGCTGATCCGGGCACGGGTGACGGGAGCGTTAGTTTAAGGATGGCACCAGATGGTCTGCACCAATCACAGTCCTCCAGAGAGCTGCTTCACAACATGCTTCCCGTCACTGTGGCCGTGAACTAA